Proteins found in one Candidatus Methanosuratincola sp. genomic segment:
- a CDS encoding ArsR family transcriptional regulator, whose product MSEVIEKTENEGNILTVEGEKVAKVAMALSSPTRIQILNFIKSREVDMQEIAELIKQSKANASAQMRILEEVGLVRTSYKPGIRGVKKVCSTDIKEIRFKF is encoded by the coding sequence ATGAGTGAAGTAATTGAAAAAACAGAAAACGAAGGTAACATACTGACAGTAGAAGGGGAAAAAGTCGCCAAGGTCGCAATGGCCCTCTCATCTCCCACGAGGATACAGATACTCAACTTCATAAAGTCAAGGGAGGTGGACATGCAGGAGATCGCAGAGCTGATAAAGCAGAGCAAGGCGAATGCCAGTGCGCAGATGAGGATACTCGAGGAAGTCGGTCTCGTGAGGACCTCCTACAAGCCCGGAATAAGAGGGGTCAAGAAGGTCTGCAGCACGGACATCAAGGAAATTAGGTTTAAGTTCTAA
- a CDS encoding CTP synthase, whose protein sequence is MVKFVFITGGVLSSVGKGITTSSIGKMLQARGYSVSAMKIDPYVNVDAGTMNPFMHGEVFVTEDGGETDLDLGHYERFLDINLSKLSNITTGKVYAKVIEKERKGEYLGQCVQIIPHVTDEIKSAIRLAAKSSGADVFLVEIGGTIGDIEGLPFLEAVRQMQLEEDLHDTLFVHVALVPILNSTNEQKSKPCQHSVQEMRRIGIQPDIIVARCRVPLDKDVRRKIALFGSVPVEAVFTSYDAECLYQIPMNLDEQGMGEYIVKKLMLDGRDPDWAPWMSVVDEFMKASRPLRIAMCGKYTKLSDSYVSITEALKHAGAKAGCRVSADWIETTQFEKDPSKLEQLAGYDGIMILPGFGSRGTEGKISAVHYARVNKKPLLGICYGFQLAVVEYARNVLGLDGANTTEVDPKTPHPVIDLLPEQKQLESLGGTMRLGSYRIIVEPGTMVHRLYNCDVVVERHRHRYEVNPKYWAPLRENGMVFSGWSEDRKRVEFLELPGHPFFLGTQSHPEFRSRPGRPSMPYLGFVSAAAGRPIPRPE, encoded by the coding sequence ATGGTCAAGTTCGTCTTCATTACTGGCGGCGTCTTAAGCAGTGTCGGGAAGGGCATAACCACCTCGTCCATAGGCAAGATGCTACAGGCAAGGGGCTATTCGGTCTCGGCGATGAAGATCGACCCGTACGTCAACGTAGACGCTGGGACCATGAACCCTTTCATGCACGGGGAGGTATTCGTGACCGAGGACGGCGGGGAGACCGACCTTGACCTTGGCCACTACGAGAGGTTCCTCGACATAAACCTCTCAAAGCTGAGCAACATCACTACAGGCAAGGTCTACGCAAAGGTGATAGAGAAGGAGCGGAAGGGCGAGTACCTCGGGCAGTGCGTCCAGATCATCCCCCACGTGACCGACGAGATCAAGAGCGCCATCAGGTTAGCCGCCAAATCCTCCGGGGCAGACGTCTTCCTTGTTGAGATTGGCGGGACGATTGGCGATATCGAGGGCCTCCCGTTCCTGGAGGCAGTCAGGCAGATGCAGCTCGAGGAGGACCTGCACGACACACTCTTCGTCCACGTGGCGCTCGTGCCGATCCTCAACTCCACGAACGAGCAGAAGAGTAAGCCCTGCCAGCACAGCGTACAGGAGATGAGGAGGATAGGCATACAGCCTGACATCATCGTAGCGAGGTGCAGGGTTCCCCTGGACAAGGATGTCAGGCGCAAGATAGCGCTATTCGGCAGCGTCCCGGTCGAGGCTGTCTTCACGTCATACGACGCGGAATGCCTCTACCAGATCCCGATGAACCTTGACGAGCAGGGCATGGGCGAGTACATCGTAAAGAAACTGATGCTCGACGGCAGGGATCCTGACTGGGCGCCTTGGATGTCTGTGGTAGATGAGTTCATGAAAGCATCCCGCCCCTTGAGGATTGCGATGTGCGGGAAGTACACGAAGCTTTCCGACTCATACGTGAGTATAACCGAAGCCCTGAAGCACGCCGGCGCCAAAGCAGGCTGCCGCGTATCGGCAGATTGGATCGAAACGACCCAGTTCGAGAAGGATCCCTCTAAATTAGAGCAGCTTGCCGGGTACGATGGCATCATGATACTGCCTGGCTTTGGATCGAGGGGGACTGAAGGGAAGATAAGCGCCGTCCACTACGCCCGTGTCAACAAGAAGCCGCTCCTCGGGATCTGCTACGGCTTCCAGCTCGCAGTCGTCGAGTACGCCAGGAACGTGCTCGGGCTCGACGGCGCAAACACGACCGAGGTCGATCCGAAGACTCCTCACCCAGTGATCGACCTCCTCCCCGAGCAGAAGCAGCTAGAGTCGCTTGGGGGCACAATGCGGCTGGGTTCCTACAGGATAATCGTTGAACCTGGTACCATGGTGCACCGCCTCTATAATTGTGATGTTGTCGTGGAGAGGCACCGCCACAGGTACGAGGTCAACCCGAAGTACTGGGCGCCGCTCAGGGAGAATGGCATGGTCTTTAGTGGCTGGTCCGAGGACAGGAAGAGGGTAGAGTTCCTCGAGCTGCCCGGTCACCCGTTCTTCCTGGGAACGCAGTCCCACCCGGAGTTCAGGTCCAGACCCGGGCGGCCATCCATGCCATACCTTGGGTTTGTGAGCGCTGCCGCTGGAAGGCCCATCCCCAGACCTGAATGA
- a CDS encoding diphthine--ammonia ligase, which yields MRVCILYSGGKDSNLAAWRAKSEGHEVACLVSASPVRADSYMFHVPNVKLVRYQAECIGVPWVEVQVSGIKEQEVSELSGALPAIAEAHRIDAVVTGAIASRYQKERIDQVCEKAGLRHLHPLWHQDEESLIREMIGLGFEAYFTSVSAEGLGSDWLGRRLDLAALGDLIRLRSRLGINISGEGGEYETFVCDMPLFRKRIKITSANRSWQRTCGSLEITGLELVPKP from the coding sequence ATGAGGGTATGCATCCTCTACTCCGGTGGCAAGGACAGTAACCTCGCAGCCTGGAGGGCAAAGTCGGAGGGGCACGAGGTGGCCTGCCTCGTCTCCGCCTCCCCGGTCCGGGCGGACTCTTACATGTTTCACGTCCCGAACGTCAAGCTGGTACGCTACCAGGCAGAGTGCATCGGCGTTCCATGGGTCGAGGTACAGGTCTCGGGCATAAAGGAGCAGGAGGTCTCCGAGCTCTCAGGGGCGCTGCCTGCTATAGCCGAAGCCCACCGGATCGACGCGGTCGTGACAGGCGCGATAGCCAGCAGGTACCAGAAGGAGAGGATCGACCAAGTCTGCGAGAAGGCAGGGCTGCGGCACCTCCACCCCCTGTGGCATCAGGACGAGGAGTCCCTGATCAGGGAGATGATCGGGCTTGGCTTCGAGGCCTACTTCACCTCGGTCTCAGCAGAGGGCCTCGGCTCAGACTGGCTGGGGCGGAGGCTGGACCTTGCTGCGCTCGGCGACCTCATCAGGCTGCGTTCTAGGCTCGGGATAAACATATCTGGGGAGGGCGGGGAGTACGAGACATTCGTCTGCGACATGCCCCTCTTCAGGAAAAGGATAAAGATCACCTCTGCCAATAGGTCGTGGCAAAGGACCTGTGGATCTCTGGAGATAACCGGTCTCGAGTTGGTCCCGAAGCCGTAG
- a CDS encoding DUF1614 domain-containing protein has product MSREAFVLPTIGIVLVAFFFLIMLLAPLMILGLVGQALKNYGLSWGSFLIFLLLSLIGSSVNIPVWRSRVAFAAPSVRYVYFFGIPYPVPSVERRILESVLSINLGGAVMPVLLSAYLLLANPGAALPAIASTAVVSSVVYFIAKPVGGVGIVTPMFIPPLVAAVSALAFGGQYSVVVAYAGGTMGTLIGADLLHLKDIRSMGAGNMSIGGAGTFDGIFLTGLLAVILAF; this is encoded by the coding sequence ATGAGCAGGGAGGCTTTCGTTCTACCCACCATCGGGATTGTGCTCGTAGCATTCTTCTTCTTGATAATGCTCCTTGCGCCCCTGATGATCCTGGGCCTGGTCGGGCAGGCCTTGAAGAACTACGGTCTGAGCTGGGGCTCCTTCCTGATCTTCCTCCTCCTCAGCCTCATAGGCAGCTCGGTAAATATCCCCGTCTGGCGGAGCAGGGTCGCATTCGCCGCGCCATCAGTGAGGTACGTCTACTTCTTCGGGATACCGTACCCCGTCCCCTCTGTCGAGAGGAGGATCCTCGAGAGCGTCCTCTCTATAAACCTCGGGGGGGCTGTGATGCCTGTCCTCCTATCAGCCTACCTCCTCCTTGCAAACCCCGGGGCTGCCCTCCCCGCCATCGCATCAACCGCTGTCGTCTCCTCGGTGGTCTACTTCATTGCAAAGCCGGTAGGCGGAGTCGGGATAGTCACGCCGATGTTCATACCCCCTCTGGTAGCCGCAGTCTCCGCCTTGGCATTTGGGGGGCAGTACTCAGTCGTGGTGGCGTACGCTGGGGGGACGATGGGGACCCTTATCGGGGCGGACCTGTTGCACCTGAAGGACATAAGGTCCATGGGCGCAGGGAATATGAGCATAGGGGGCGCGGGTACCTTCGACGGGATCTTCCTCACCGGGCTCCTGGCGGTGATCCTTGCATTCTGA